The SAR324 cluster bacterium genome has a segment encoding these proteins:
- a CDS encoding Gfo/Idh/MocA family oxidoreductase produces MKVEKVTVGLVGLGMVCESHLGAYSAHPDAEVMAVCDLDATRLKEIANKYGIPKTYTSYEQMLQDPEINTVDITTPTILHSPMALAAAMAGKNILCEKPFCLTLTEGQEVCETARSRGVTLMVSESYIFMTSLKHARTLIEAGEIGKPQQIRQRFGSWVERPGVLETGRPVTDDHRGWRMDSKKAGGAGFPWMFDHCVHFFATAEYLMGSRIKEVYALKSDISWMKTAYQVDEGETHVYRPEDSGDIPIITWTYDDPACQGVWMRAETLNGKFDPMYGFSLSIIGDQGMIEVLGEGGRGLQWLGESTHLVLHRKDKEARTFRFDEGGDDLWQSEVSYYSKAHQNQINEFIDALIRGRKPSYTGEDGKRDVQTTMAAICSAKEGLPVRVEEVTDLRFAKIPEDRA; encoded by the coding sequence ATGAAAGTTGAAAAAGTGACTGTAGGGCTCGTTGGCCTGGGTATGGTCTGTGAGAGTCATCTCGGGGCTTATTCAGCCCATCCAGATGCAGAGGTCATGGCTGTCTGTGATCTTGACGCAACTCGTTTAAAAGAGATCGCAAATAAGTATGGTATTCCCAAAACCTACACCTCTTATGAGCAGATGCTACAGGATCCAGAGATCAATACCGTAGACATCACCACTCCCACGATTTTGCATTCTCCAATGGCACTGGCGGCGGCCATGGCAGGAAAAAATATTCTCTGTGAAAAGCCATTCTGTTTGACGTTGACTGAAGGGCAGGAGGTTTGTGAGACCGCTCGCAGCAGGGGTGTCACGCTGATGGTTAGTGAATCATACATCTTCATGACCTCGCTCAAACATGCCCGAACTTTAATTGAAGCTGGTGAAATCGGTAAGCCTCAGCAGATACGTCAACGATTTGGATCGTGGGTCGAACGTCCGGGAGTACTGGAGACCGGCCGTCCAGTGACTGATGATCATCGTGGATGGCGGATGGACTCCAAAAAGGCCGGGGGTGCGGGCTTCCCTTGGATGTTTGATCATTGTGTTCATTTCTTTGCCACCGCTGAATATCTAATGGGGTCAAGAATCAAGGAAGTCTATGCACTGAAATCAGATATCAGCTGGATGAAGACTGCTTATCAAGTCGATGAAGGCGAAACGCACGTTTACCGTCCAGAGGACTCAGGGGACATCCCAATCATCACCTGGACCTACGACGATCCTGCCTGTCAAGGGGTCTGGATGCGAGCTGAAACACTGAATGGGAAGTTTGACCCTATGTATGGCTTCAGTTTGAGCATCATTGGTGACCAGGGAATGATTGAAGTGCTGGGTGAAGGAGGCCGAGGACTGCAATGGCTGGGGGAGAGCACACATCTTGTTCTCCACCGCAAGGATAAAGAAGCTCGAACTTTTCGATTTGATGAGGGTGGTGATGATCTCTGGCAGTCTGAGGTTTCGTATTACAGCAAAGCGCATCAGAATCAGATCAATGAGTTCATTGATGCGCTAATCCGTGGCCGTAAACCAAGCTACACCGGAGAAGACGGAAAACGAGATGTGCAAACCACAATGGCGGCAATTTGCTCCGCAAAGGAAGGACTACCTGTTCGTGTTGAAGAGGTGACAGACCTTCGCTTTGCGAAAATTCCAGAAGATAGAGCTTGA